In a genomic window of Bacteroidota bacterium:
- a CDS encoding GlmU family protein — protein sequence MNFIFFDDKTNDQLLPLTFTRPVADIRVGILTIREKWEKALSVQTSFVSKDYLSLNFPLRLSESDDNVFINGSLCPNAELISKITELKEGEALVNNETLLAINNGASKFVFSKFSVKKHKNLVPFEGTFLKINHVWEIFTKNAEAILQDFIVLTAGRKTKSISRSNKFLNPDWIFIEEGAIVECSVLNASEGPIYIAADAEVMEGSLIRGPFALCEHSTLKMGAKVYGATTIGPNCKVGGEISNSVILGYSNKAHDGFLGNSVIGEWCNLGADTNNSNLKNNYSKVQLYNYPAKKYMDTGLQFCGLIMGDHSKCGINTMFNTGTVVGVSANVFGAGFPDKFIPSFTWGGVNDSDIFDLDKAIELAERVYQRRGLTFDEPEKKIMNYLFKLKK from the coding sequence ATGAACTTTATTTTTTTTGACGATAAAACCAACGATCAATTATTGCCACTTACCTTTACTCGACCAGTTGCAGATATACGTGTAGGAATACTTACAATTCGTGAAAAATGGGAAAAAGCACTCAGCGTTCAAACTTCCTTTGTAAGCAAGGATTACCTTTCGTTGAATTTTCCATTACGCCTGAGCGAATCTGATGATAACGTTTTTATAAATGGATCGCTTTGTCCAAATGCTGAATTAATCAGTAAAATAACAGAGTTAAAGGAAGGTGAAGCTCTTGTCAACAATGAAACCTTACTTGCGATTAACAATGGTGCATCAAAATTTGTGTTTTCAAAATTTAGTGTGAAAAAGCACAAAAACCTAGTTCCTTTTGAGGGTACTTTTTTAAAGATAAACCATGTTTGGGAAATATTTACGAAAAATGCAGAAGCCATTTTGCAAGATTTTATAGTACTTACAGCTGGTCGCAAAACTAAATCAATTAGCCGAAGCAATAAGTTTTTGAATCCCGATTGGATTTTTATTGAAGAAGGTGCCATCGTTGAATGTTCAGTTTTAAATGCAAGTGAAGGTCCTATATACATTGCTGCTGATGCTGAAGTAATGGAGGGTTCATTAATCAGAGGTCCTTTTGCTTTGTGCGAACATTCCACATTAAAAATGGGTGCAAAAGTTTATGGCGCTACTACTATTGGCCCAAATTGCAAGGTTGGCGGTGAAATTAGCAATTCGGTAATTTTAGGATACAGCAACAAAGCACATGATGGATTCTTAGGGAATTCAGTAATTGGCGAATGGTGTAACCTGGGTGCCGATACCAATAATTCGAACCTTAAAAACAATTATTCTAAAGTACAATTGTATAATTATCCTGCGAAAAAATACATGGATACTGGTTTGCAGTTTTGTGGCTTAATCATGGGCGATCACAGCAAATGTGGCATTAATACCATGTTTAATACTGGAACTGTAGTAGGTGTTTCGGCAAATGTATTTGGAGCCGGATTTCCCGATAAATTTATCCCTTCATTCACTTGGGGTGGTGTAAACGATTCCGATATTTTTGATCTTGATAAAGCCATTGAATTAGCCGAACGTGTGTATCAACGAAGAGGATTAACCTTTGATGAGCCCGAAAAAAAGATCATGAATTACCTCTTTAAACTGAAGAAGTAA
- a CDS encoding type B 50S ribosomal protein L31, with product MKSNLHPENYRLIAFKDMSNEYTFITKSTADTKDTITIDGVEYPLVKLEISHTSHPYYTGKIKLVDTAGRVDKFRNRYNKKETAESK from the coding sequence ATGAAAAGCAATTTACATCCTGAAAACTATCGTTTAATAGCTTTTAAAGATATGTCAAACGAGTATACTTTTATCACTAAATCAACTGCTGATACTAAGGATACTATTACTATTGACGGTGTTGAATACCCTCTTGTTAAGCTTGAGATTTCTCATACCTCACATCCCTATTACACCGGAAAAATTAAATTGGTGGATACTGCAGGTCGTGTGGATAAATTCCGTAACCGTTACAACAAAAAAGAAACAGCTGAATCAAAATAA
- a CDS encoding T9SS type A sorting domain-containing protein encodes MKKETRFGSIKKQVYKISRSSYAFILIFCLHVVHIKAQDPGTIALNKQLRHLFSGIHPPVPGKMFLYELSAKSTPAYYWQTQCSTTLDKDNWFELYQELYNSAFDTTLLEYPDTLYARFLRTEKKLIPMHILNYDYYSLQDDAMSCNKYFDFNLKDTVLNDKLKRNNPYVENSIFAAAPLDESYDYSNPTFRISPSCIFTDSYNMNHFTNNATATLKIDFDDGNGYITVDPTTIFDYQANYPTAGMKIIKTKIEDEGGRQICYSQSKIKINSSTAAPVPSYTFELPGISASLFGPCGQSSTMNGKIVLYLSGYDPMDMDLTNSKFGRSVNDIYASMIQSNELVQLRNLGYSFLVVDWKNSRIDMRYNALYLVNLLENLKCNLGKNAQQFVIMGESMGGLIARFALNYMESEAYKNSNLSPFFVENGNALNTQYIETHPEITSLNSAWLCNRNKEHNTRLLITLDTPNQGANIPLSLQSLYRQIDAVLKFLPYGIQMSTQAKAHNVGLDGMAAKQMLIYHIDYRNGVSYTAAPQKDLFFGQLLAMGGYPKKCKLVALSNGSLSGVGQVNPYSASMRLAGDLLLGINLKKSVRIFGKTLPVFNCMANFKTNPNGLGDYLNASLGFYINLPVLSWFKIEFASLYIPLLSNYSEYSNLISYCTTSGGYSNITNHEPGDGGFFDQSWVHSDGYRFNFVPLQSALDYGQLGVQPALGTDIEGLPIQAKLAATPYSVIIGNPGHSNFANTAHLGFRNPYIYNSSISVPTGQNIDQKYYSCTNEGNGYRTLLGLEIGDEELYLENCSLNWHSGFQAEFDIHVNERNKHYEYPTFMNANFNVPGAYSKEVPFVVMPNAFADFYCNSNNAATGIGLSYSSPHSSNYQLIAGQLTRCCDNFKANRTINQQTKSTEIIHTKSRVIPNPSSNHEVKLEFGSLFSTNCEVKIIDVMGNSIVSKKISTTEVEQGYLLLNLSMFHLQKGVYFLHLQENSNIELVKLVLI; translated from the coding sequence ATGAAAAAAGAAACACGTTTTGGTTCCATTAAAAAGCAAGTTTATAAAATTTCGCGCAGTAGTTATGCTTTTATACTGATTTTTTGTTTACATGTAGTGCACATCAAAGCACAAGATCCCGGTACCATTGCCTTAAACAAACAACTAAGGCACTTATTCTCGGGGATACATCCTCCGGTTCCCGGAAAGATGTTTTTGTATGAATTATCAGCAAAGTCAACACCTGCCTATTATTGGCAAACTCAATGCAGCACAACATTGGATAAAGATAATTGGTTCGAATTATACCAAGAGCTGTATAATAGTGCCTTTGATACTACTTTATTGGAATATCCGGACACACTTTATGCTCGATTTCTTAGAACCGAAAAAAAGCTAATACCGATGCACATTCTTAATTACGATTATTATTCCTTACAAGATGATGCAATGAGCTGCAATAAGTACTTTGATTTTAATTTAAAAGATACAGTATTAAATGATAAGTTAAAGCGTAACAATCCTTACGTTGAAAATAGCATTTTTGCAGCTGCTCCCTTAGATGAATCATATGATTACTCGAATCCAACATTTCGGATTAGTCCATCTTGTATCTTTACGGATAGCTATAATATGAATCATTTTACGAACAACGCTACTGCTACTTTAAAAATTGATTTTGACGATGGAAACGGTTACATTACAGTGGACCCAACTACTATATTTGATTATCAAGCAAATTATCCCACCGCCGGTATGAAAATCATAAAAACAAAAATTGAAGATGAAGGTGGTCGTCAAATTTGTTACTCACAATCTAAAATTAAAATTAATTCTTCAACAGCAGCACCGGTTCCATCTTATACCTTTGAATTACCGGGTATTTCGGCATCCTTGTTCGGGCCTTGTGGTCAAAGTTCAACCATGAACGGTAAAATTGTACTTTATTTATCGGGCTATGACCCAATGGATATGGACCTTACAAATTCAAAATTTGGTAGAAGTGTCAACGATATTTATGCATCAATGATTCAAAGCAATGAGTTAGTTCAATTGAGAAATTTAGGTTATAGTTTCTTGGTTGTTGATTGGAAAAATAGCAGAATAGATATGCGCTATAATGCTCTCTATTTAGTGAATTTACTCGAAAATTTAAAGTGCAACCTGGGTAAAAATGCGCAACAATTTGTAATTATGGGAGAAAGTATGGGAGGTTTAATTGCTCGATTTGCATTGAATTATATGGAATCTGAAGCCTATAAAAATTCCAATTTGAGTCCCTTTTTTGTTGAGAATGGAAATGCTCTAAACACTCAGTATATAGAAACACATCCTGAAATCACCTCCTTGAATTCAGCCTGGTTATGCAATCGCAATAAGGAACACAATACCCGATTGCTGATTACCCTTGACACTCCAAACCAAGGAGCCAATATTCCACTATCATTACAATCGCTCTATCGACAAATAGATGCTGTGTTAAAATTTTTGCCTTATGGAATACAAATGAGCACTCAAGCCAAAGCGCATAATGTTGGATTAGATGGAATGGCTGCAAAACAGATGTTAATTTACCATATTGATTACCGAAACGGTGTAAGTTATACTGCAGCGCCACAAAAGGACCTATTTTTTGGACAATTATTAGCGATGGGCGGCTATCCAAAAAAGTGTAAACTTGTTGCTTTAAGCAATGGTTCACTTAGTGGAGTTGGGCAGGTAAACCCCTACTCTGCTTCAATGCGATTGGCAGGAGATTTATTACTTGGAATAAATTTAAAAAAATCGGTACGAATTTTTGGTAAAACACTTCCTGTCTTTAATTGCATGGCAAATTTCAAAACTAATCCTAATGGTTTAGGTGATTACCTGAATGCTTCTTTGGGATTTTACATTAATTTACCGGTATTGTCTTGGTTCAAAATTGAATTTGCTTCTTTATACATTCCTTTATTATCAAACTACTCAGAATATTCAAATTTGATTTCGTATTGTACTACCTCAGGAGGTTATAGTAATATTACTAATCATGAACCCGGAGACGGAGGATTTTTTGACCAATCCTGGGTACATTCTGATGGTTATCGATTTAATTTTGTCCCCTTGCAGTCGGCGCTCGATTACGGACAACTTGGTGTTCAGCCAGCGCTAGGAACCGATATTGAAGGATTACCTATACAAGCTAAATTAGCGGCAACACCCTATTCGGTTATTATTGGTAATCCCGGTCATAGTAATTTCGCAAATACAGCTCATTTAGGATTTCGTAATCCATACATCTATAATAGTTCTATCAGCGTTCCAACAGGACAAAACATCGATCAAAAATATTATTCATGCACGAATGAAGGCAATGGATATAGAACGCTCTTAGGACTTGAAATAGGTGATGAAGAATTATACCTCGAAAATTGCTCCTTGAATTGGCATTCCGGCTTTCAAGCTGAGTTTGATATACATGTAAACGAACGAAATAAGCACTACGAATATCCTACCTTTATGAATGCCAACTTTAATGTGCCCGGTGCTTATTCAAAAGAAGTACCCTTTGTTGTAATGCCAAATGCATTTGCCGATTTTTACTGCAACAGCAATAATGCTGCTACTGGCATTGGTTTAAGTTATTCCTCTCCACATTCGTCAAATTATCAATTAATAGCTGGACAGTTAACCAGATGTTGTGATAATTTTAAAGCCAATCGAACAATAAATCAACAAACAAAATCAACTGAAATCATTCACACAAAATCACGGGTAATACCTAATCCAAGTAGCAACCATGAAGTGAAGCTCGAATTTGGCTCTTTGTTTTCAACAAATTGTGAAGTAAAAATTATAGATGTTATGGGCAATAGTATAGTATCTAAAAAAATAAGTACTACCGAAGTTGAACAAGGATACTTATTGCTCAATTTATCCATGTTCCACTTGCAAAAAGGTGTTTATTTTTTACATCTTCAAGAAAACTCAAACATTGAATTAGTAAAACTTGTACTTATTTAA
- a CDS encoding carboxypeptidase regulatory-like domain-containing protein encodes MKKSISTNISFAALLFVSIVFLASCKCKKDTEVIPTYTLSGRVFSECNTPLANAQISFHQDGESTIGGTSESNDQSTVTDANGYFSIAYENNGSNPIEIWHDAKKMLSGIPIRQDIHDIVGYKNASACIQVKLNVLNPHSSADTLNITNFASSTPLSLVGPFTSQVLYTAPYYSILEPTYYGAEARVLWYINSYNGVFNKTDFTINKYCKDTIFVTATIN; translated from the coding sequence ATGAAAAAATCAATTTCAACTAATATATCATTTGCAGCCTTGCTTTTTGTTTCGATTGTTTTTTTAGCTAGCTGTAAATGCAAGAAAGACACAGAAGTTATACCAACTTATACTTTAAGTGGAAGAGTATTTAGTGAATGTAACACACCATTGGCGAATGCCCAAATATCATTTCACCAAGATGGTGAAAGTACTATAGGAGGTACTTCTGAATCAAATGATCAATCTACAGTAACCGATGCAAATGGGTACTTTTCAATTGCTTATGAAAACAATGGTTCAAATCCAATTGAAATTTGGCACGATGCTAAAAAAATGCTGAGTGGTATTCCAATTCGCCAAGATATTCACGACATAGTGGGATATAAAAATGCAAGCGCTTGTATTCAGGTAAAATTAAATGTACTTAATCCACATTCATCCGCTGATACATTAAACATTACCAATTTTGCCTCATCAACTCCATTATCCTTGGTTGGTCCATTTACTTCTCAGGTTTTATATACTGCTCCTTATTATTCTATACTTGAGCCAACTTACTATGGAGCCGAAGCAAGAGTGTTATGGTACATTAACAGCTATAATGGTGTATTTAATAAAACCGATTTTACAATCAACAAGTATTGCAAAGACACCATTTTTGTAACCGCTACCATCAATTAA
- a CDS encoding T9SS type A sorting domain-containing protein, with amino-acid sequence MKKTTLFSVCYLLLQFLAYTSLAQSYCTTGVGGSGCATNDNIKLVSITGTTLLVSGNYCYNQAGINITSFPDTGSATCVLTQGLSYQLNIKSNANSALGFWIDYNHNFIYETTEFVLVSQSAFPNVTQSINFSIPISPYFGKTGLRVRSINPFPGLNSSDACINSGSGEIEEYTVFIAAAATCTSPIFGGNTISLSGDSICESSQTILSLQGNSIASGINYQWESSTDQLTWNALPGGNYYNDTLTMHVSAYYRCMLSCNGNSVYSTSRFIYVKPFYNCYCISAPGASASINLNSHIGNVAFSNLNNGADSINYHSPGATGNYSNYTNLVPAQVTKGLTYPLRIVHVNNSSNGFFPCLISAFIDYNHNGNFDEPYEKIVAKASLGGEFNFVIPVTIPHTALNGITAMRVIVYNESYYKQGACFSYYTGETEDYFVNISPGTACVSTISAGTTSASEGPKICPGTFIQFSLNAASTGETQTYQWQSSTDSINWISIPNATFETFNDSISASLWYRCKVTCGSIVAFSIPYKVILLPYNQCYCSAVSSFSRYYGSAIGNLTFGNLNNGIDTLPLLGNTTANSVYSNFNNLPIQHFARGNTYTARLIQINSSLAFYPAEARIYIDYNQNGICDMLNESSLLGQTSSGINGNSVGASITIPAWAAVGVTGLRAYLSEGGTSGGICSGFNFGKVEDYLIAIDFAASEKEISSFEFLKLYPNPANEQFSVEVFQENALLKNLKIIDINGKEIRTIDFEKHTTRTTISTNELQSGFYFVEVQCSNHRKYLQKLSILK; translated from the coding sequence ATGAAAAAAACTACGTTGTTTTCAGTGTGCTATTTATTGCTCCAATTTTTAGCATATACAAGTCTAGCTCAAAGTTATTGTACTACCGGTGTTGGCGGCTCGGGTTGTGCAACAAACGATAATATCAAACTCGTATCAATAACAGGCACTACCCTATTGGTTTCTGGTAATTATTGTTACAATCAGGCAGGAATTAACATTACAAGTTTTCCGGATACTGGCTCTGCAACCTGTGTGCTAACACAAGGGCTAAGTTATCAGCTAAACATAAAATCGAATGCGAACAGTGCCCTAGGATTTTGGATTGACTACAATCATAATTTTATTTATGAAACAACTGAGTTTGTTTTGGTTTCACAAAGTGCTTTTCCGAATGTAACACAATCAATAAATTTTAGCATTCCTATTTCTCCTTATTTTGGAAAAACCGGTTTGCGTGTTCGCAGTATTAATCCATTTCCAGGGCTTAATTCTTCAGATGCTTGTATAAATTCAGGAAGCGGTGAAATTGAAGAGTATACTGTTTTTATTGCAGCAGCTGCAACCTGCACTAGTCCTATATTTGGCGGAAATACGATTTCGCTTTCCGGTGATAGTATTTGTGAATCTTCTCAAACTATTTTGAGTTTGCAAGGAAATAGCATTGCTTCTGGCATTAACTATCAATGGGAATCATCAACCGATCAATTAACCTGGAATGCTTTGCCCGGTGGAAATTATTACAACGATACTTTGACCATGCACGTGTCAGCCTATTATCGATGTATGTTAAGCTGCAATGGAAACAGTGTTTACTCAACTTCACGTTTTATTTATGTGAAGCCTTTTTATAACTGCTATTGCATTTCTGCACCTGGAGCTAGTGCTTCTATCAATTTAAATTCACACATTGGCAATGTTGCATTCAGTAACTTAAACAATGGTGCCGATTCTATAAACTACCATTCACCTGGTGCAACTGGCAACTATTCAAATTACACAAACTTGGTACCGGCACAAGTAACTAAAGGACTCACCTACCCCCTGCGAATAGTGCATGTTAATAATTCGAGTAATGGTTTTTTTCCTTGCTTAATTTCAGCCTTTATTGATTACAATCACAACGGAAATTTCGATGAGCCTTATGAAAAAATTGTAGCAAAAGCGAGTTTGGGTGGAGAGTTCAACTTCGTTATTCCTGTTACAATTCCGCACACAGCGCTCAATGGAATTACAGCGATGCGTGTAATTGTTTACAACGAATCCTATTATAAACAAGGTGCTTGTTTTTCTTACTATACCGGCGAAACAGAAGATTATTTTGTAAATATCAGTCCCGGTACAGCTTGTGTTTCGACCATTTCCGCTGGAACAACCAGTGCATCTGAAGGCCCCAAAATATGCCCGGGTACATTTATCCAATTTTCATTGAATGCTGCCAGCACAGGCGAAACCCAAACTTACCAATGGCAAAGTTCAACCGATTCAATAAACTGGATTTCTATTCCTAATGCAACTTTTGAAACTTTTAACGATAGTATCAGCGCCTCCTTGTGGTATCGTTGCAAAGTAACATGTGGCTCCATTGTGGCTTTTTCAATCCCATATAAAGTAATACTATTACCTTATAATCAATGTTATTGTTCTGCAGTAAGCAGTTTTAGCAGGTATTATGGAAGTGCTATTGGGAATTTAACTTTTGGGAATTTGAATAATGGAATCGATACCTTGCCACTGTTGGGCAATACAACTGCGAATTCTGTCTATTCAAATTTCAACAATTTACCTATTCAGCATTTTGCGAGAGGAAATACTTACACTGCACGTTTAATACAAATTAATTCATCACTTGCGTTTTATCCTGCAGAGGCCAGAATTTATATAGACTATAATCAGAATGGTATTTGCGATATGTTAAATGAATCTTCTTTATTAGGACAAACCAGTTCAGGTATAAATGGAAACAGTGTTGGTGCATCAATAACAATACCTGCTTGGGCTGCAGTTGGTGTTACCGGTTTACGTGCTTATTTATCGGAAGGTGGCACATCGGGTGGAATTTGTAGCGGATTTAATTTTGGTAAAGTTGAAGATTATTTAATTGCCATTGATTTTGCAGCATCAGAAAAAGAGATCAGCTCGTTTGAATTTCTAAAGCTATATCCTAATCCTGCGAATGAGCAATTTAGTGTTGAGGTATTTCAGGAAAATGCACTTCTCAAAAATTTGAAAATAATCGATATCAATGGGAAAGAGATACGCACAATTGACTTTGAAAAGCATACCACAAGAACCACAATTTCTACGAACGAGCTACAATCGGGATTTTATTTTGTTGAAGTACAATGTTCCAACCATCGCAAATACCTTCAAAAATTAAGTATTTTGAAATAA